The genomic interval TAGgcataaatgtataaaatgaaatagaacaaataaataaattgtaggCATATTTTTTACCTCTTTGCCATGCGCACATATGAACAAATATTTCTATGGATGCCCCCTTCGAAGCTCGCGAATCCAATCGACCTTCCATAATCGCTGGCCATTACTAACCTTTATTCGTATTTCGCGCACTCCCGAGTTCTTGTTGGCCTCAATAGTTGCGCAGGTAATTAGGCAAGCAATAAGCTGCTTAAGTGACACCAGCAACAGACAGTCGCTttgagccaaaaaaaaaacaaataaaaggcGGCAAAGAAAAGTGAATGATATGACAGCGAATCGAATTGAGGTCAGCAGCCATGGAGGATTTCATTGGCTTGTTCGCCAAACAAAACTTGTTGACATTTGGATGCGGAGCAATGGGAAAGCAATTAAACTACTGCCCAAATATCCGCGGGCGAAATGCGTTGAAGTTTTCATCAGAATCAGCTAGTTTATGGCTACGTGGTTAGCGGAGTATGTCCACAGTAAAGTTAATTAAGCCGATCATGACTGGATTATAATGTCGGCTATGTAATGCTGGCGCATGAATAACCAAACAACTGGTACATTTTCCAGTTGACAGAGAGGCGGGTTTTTGTGGGCACCATGatggtataaatatttataggcTCGGCCAAGTGCCAGCCAGAAATGTGCTCGCCGGACCAAAAATAGCAATGAATGCGAGTATATAGACAAATATTGTTCCACGCAAacacagatacggatacggattcAGATTTGGATTCAGATTTGGATTCGGGGGCTGGAATTCTTGGGACCATCGAAGCGTAAACTGGCGTTCACTGCAGAATCAGTTGACAGCTTGACGGGCCACACGACGTATGCGCAATTTGTGAGCGTGAATGTGCAATGGCAATTTGAATGGAAATTCTGGAAAATACCGCCCCGACAAGGATATTTATGaagtttttcatttcaacCACATTTCAAAGGGTTTTATAAAGCGTAATACTTCTAAAACAGAGAGGTGGCAATTATTTTAGACTTACAAGCTCATCTCCTCGTTGGTCACGGGTTGCGTTTTGTACCGCTCCCGCTGCAAATCCCGGCGCAGCACACTTGGCTTGAGTACCctgggggtggtggtggttccTCCCTGCTCCGATGACGATGCCTGCAGTGGCGATTCCCAGCTGCTGTTGGCTCCACCCGCCGCACGGGATGTGGGCGTCGACAGCATCTCCATGCGCTTGATCCGCTCCGCCACCGATATGCTTGTGGGTGTGGTCACGAAGTCCACTGGGGTGCTGGGCGCAGCCTGCGAGGTGGCGATGGCGTCCAGTGCAGCTGCCAAATTCATACCAGGCTGGACATCTTGACGTTCCAGCGAACGGGTACGCCTCTTTAGCAAGCTCGGCGACGTGTTGGACTCGTCCAAATCATGCAAAGCGGAACCGAGCGACCGACGCTTGGACGGCGAGACTGTCTTTAGGATTGACGATAGGGAATCGTTGACCTCGTTTTCCAAGCCACTCAAATCGAACTCCTCTCGACTGCTCTTACGAGAGCTCTTCAGTATCGGCCGTATTTCATGTTCATCCGCCTCGCCAAAGGATTTCTTTTTGAGTATGGGCTTCGGCGGACGCACAGCCTCCTCGCTGGAGGTGCTCTCCTGCTTTAGAATGGGTCGTATCTCATGCTCCTCGCCATCCTCGTAGGTGATGCCATCATGGGCAGCCAGTTCAGCTGCAGCCAAGGTGACCGCTTGCGAAATGGAGACATGCTTGTGGCATCCTCCATCCGAGGGTGTGGATAGCGAGTCCTTTTTCTTTAGGATGCTGTGTGGCTGGCTCTCCGTGGCCGAGGGGCAACCATCGCTCTTGCTGCTGTCGTAGCTGCTCTGCTTCAGTATTCCATGGGCCTGAGCCGGACTCAGTCCAGTGCCCGCTTCCTCCAGCGAATTCCGCCTGGCCGACTTAATGAGAATACTTCGTTCGTCGGGCGAATGCGATCGGGAGTAGTAGCGTGATTCATCAAGACTCGATCTCTTCTTGAGTATTCCCTGCCTTTTGCACCGGCCAGCTCCGGCCAACGGATGATCCACCACGCTCGAAGAGAAGGTTACCGGAGAGGGATTGCTCGAAGCGCTGGAGTTGCACTCGCCCAGTCCGTGCTCCTTCTTCTTCAGTATGGATACAATTTGATTCGGGGCAGGTGGTGAATTCTGGTTCGTTGCCCCCAAAGCTGCTCCACACTCATCCGTGCTCTTTCTGCGTATGATGGCTGACATTTTCTGGTTATCATCCAGCGatggttgttgctgcagcgCCTCCGATTGCTCGGCAATCTTCTTAATCTCTGCCAGATCGGTTTTGGTCCGCTCATTGAACTTCTGGCTGACATTGCGGGCACCTGGGACATGCAAAGGTCGTGGTGCAGGCAGCACAGCAGTCATGGTGCGTACTGGAACCTCCGGATGACGAACGGCTGGCACAAACTTTAGATACGGTTCGGATACGGAGTTGGTGGACTCGCTGCAGGAACTCTTCTGCGGCGTTAGCAAATCTCGCAGGGCTTCATCATCGCCTGGCACCAGGGGACGAGCCATTCCCAGCTCACGACGACGGCGTCGGCGGGTCGAAGAGGCAACCTCATCTGCAAGAGAAGATCAGCGATTAGTAACCACTCATTGCAACTTATTGGCGAAGGAAGCAGACTCTGGACATAACACGTGCATAACAATAAATAGGGACTCGGCACAGCTTGgattttaacatattttacaCATGTTCTTTCGGTGAAGAAGCTTTCTTGATGCAGCACAAAATGATTTAGgtgaaaatgttgaaaatggTATTTGAAATATGTGTTTTTCTGAGACGTTGGTAGCCACATGACGCTCGAAGATCGAATGAATCATAGTGAGGTATCTCACTATTTGCTGCGGCCTCATTGGAATGCCTATTCAAGCTTGAAAGCGTTCCGCATTTGGTGCCCTGCTGTTCATCTCCCCGTGGGTCTGCTGtttgctgcactgcatccgttgccgttgctgttgccaaCTTACCGCCATCCTTGGTGGCTTCCTCGGTCAACGAACGATTCAAATTCGATTTCCGTTTGGCCGACTTGTCGCGATCTCCCAAACGACGTGGTGATACCTCGGGCTGCAAATTATAGATTGATTAATAAGTTAATCAACGAGAACTAAATTTAAGCAGATAAACCACTTAAAACATTCGGTTTCTAAACTAACTCCTTCATGTCTAATGTGGTTTATCTTATTAAAAGTCGAATGATTCCTCACCGttcgcttttgcttttgcacaGGACTCAGTTGCAGATTAGCCAAGTGGTCACGTCGCCCGTTCTCCGTATTCTCGGTGCTCATCGTGGAGCTACGTGGTCGCATCCGCAGAGTGCATTCCGCCGTAGCCTTGGGCGGACTGACTGCTCCGCCCGTGAAGTGCAGTTCACTGAGACTCTGCTTCATCGAGATGTCCGAGCTCACGGCCACCAAAGGCTGTCGCCTTTGTGTGGGCGGTGTGTCCACGGGATGGGAGGCGGATCTGGCCGGGACTCGGTTGGAAGTGGCTGTAGCGACTGGCTCCGAGGCGAATCCACTCGTCGCACCACCTGGCGACTTGGGCGACAGCTCCGAGCTGCTCAGACGACGATGTGGATGAGCTGAAGCTGCTCCGTTGGCGGCAACTCTTGGCGATACGGGCGAGCTGTAGCGCTGGCGCTGCTCCTCTTCCTTCTTTTTATCTGCGGATTGGGTTGGAGAAAAGGGAAACGCACACGATATTGAGGATGATGAAATGCAGGCGTGGCAACACAGAGAAAAACGTGCAACCATTCTCTACAAACAACTATTACGAATTTTAAGACACATTTGAGTGATTGATTTCAACCCAAGGTTGTTAAAAGATGAGTGGAAATCTGATATTGttgtaaatattaattgaaactgatattgttataattattaattaacacTTATATTGTTATAAGTATTAATTCAAACTGATattgttataaatattaattcaaACTGATattgttataaatataattgaaaCTGGTattgttataaatattaattgaaactaatattgttataaataaaattgaatctTTAAATCTGTGATTACACACGCTTTAATTCAAAGACATGAAGTGAACCTTTGATTATTCAAGTCTGGTTGCATGAGAAAGTTTGTGTGTTGCCAGAAAACGAAAATGCACACAAAACAAACTACAGTGGTTAGGCTACGAGGGTAATGGATTTGGGCAGATGGAAAACCTGATGACCTCCACCAATTCGGGGTTGAAGATGGACTGGGAGTTGAGGAGAAAGgggagtaggaggaggagaCTCACCAAGCGCGGCAGCGCGCAGACGACTCGCCTTGGTGGTGCGAACCGCTGGCGAGGATTGGGGCGAGGTggtcgaggaggagcagctgccgcCGCTCAGCAGCGGACTGGCAATGGCCTGCGGAGGCGCAATGGTGGACTGGCACTGGCTGCCAAGGAGCAGCGGCGACAGCGGATTCTTGCGACGCTTGATGGgcgaagcagcagcagcagcagcagatgttgcagatgttgctgctgtgccgGTGGATggggctgctgttgctgctgcggcaatggatgttgctgctgcagatgcgGCTGTCTTAAGCACAATTAACGGAGCTTTGTTGGCATTAGCTAGGGGCGGCATGGGCGTGGCGTGTTGCTgtttgctattgctattgttgttgcaagTGCTCTTGCTtgtgatgctgctgttgctgttgttgctgttgctgttgcgttGTCGCGcgttgcagttgttgttggtgctgtgACTGTGGCTGTAGGTGCAATTAATACTGCATTTGCCAGCTTTTCCTCGACTTTggctggctgctgttgcatttcgatgtatttttgtattttttaggAGGGTAAAATGCGTGgagtttgttgttgttttagtgaGACATTAAAGCTTATGATTGCTGcttgttgtggttgctgctgttgctgttgttggtgctgttttggttttgttttggttttggattgCATAATGCAAATATGGGTGTCTTTGGGGGGGAAAAAAAGCAGCTCCAATCTAATGGCTAGCTGGCAAAGATTGATTGGTGTGGTGACAAACACGCAGTAGTTGCGAAAGTCTCTGGGACAAAAGAAATGCATTAGGCACAAAACGAAAGTTTTCGAGTCGATCTCAGGTCATTAGGTCTCTATTTAACGATGATGTATTAACTTTGTGGTCTTTATTGGACATTAAACTGACAGAGCCAGCGATTAGATTATCGTCCAGCGATTAGATTTCGTTCACAAATAAACCAGAATTTACAACTCGCCGAAGAGTTGAGTGTGGGAACTTTGCGTAATggtttcaaattgaaaataccataaaataaagtattatCTCAAGTTGGGGCATCCACTTTGTGATGTATCTGTGAAAGACCTTCTGTGATTTCCCAATACATTCTGTGCAAACAAAACAGCTTGAAGCACTGTAATCCATTTCAACTTTGATGTTTTGCCCCCCAAAGTGGCAAAGTGATGGCTTATGTAAAAccccaaaaaatatttcataatccACCCAGAAGACGGGCCAaaagaaatgggcaaaaacaGCATTTTTCGGCAAATCATCTGCCAGCATCTCCGGGTTCCGCCCGTTCATTGCCTTCTGCTGCCTGCCAAAGATCAGTGAACGCTCTCAACTTTGTGGCCCTCTAGATGGCtggcaaaaatcaaattaattccACATAGagtgaataaaaaaattgccaaattggtaaatattgaaatcaaTACGCGCAGTGGCAAAACAAAGGCCGCAAACAATTGAAACGAAATCGATACGACTGATCGATtatcaccatcatcatctcCATCATAGTTGtttattggttttttggcAGCTGCGCGTTCTGTGTGGCCGCAAATGCTTACCAAATGTTTCCGATTAAACGGAAACTTCCCATAGCCGTGTGATATGCAGATCTATGTCAACGATCTTCGGGCGGACTTTCTCAAGAGCCCGAAATCCGTTATGCCAGAGATGCAGAGATACAGAGAGACGACTGTCAAAAATTTATGAAACCCTTGTCCAGCTATTGATAATAAACCCGGTTCCAATACGATCGGATCCATTCattgataaataaaatgaaaattgggTACAGCTTTCGTCAAAGAGCAGTCTGGTTGGGTTTTGGTTGGAGTCTATTAGCAATTTTATGGCATCTTTCATTTGCCTAAGTTGCGTGAAGTCTGGGCATCGATTTTAACAAATGACaaacaattttattcatttatacAAAACAGAGAGGAGTTTGCAAAAACATTTCTTGGGAAACACTGAAGTCATAATGCGAATAAATGCGAAGAATTGCGCAAATTATCTTATATAATTCGGCCTGTTAGACTTTTCTGACAGCCGAGAAACCTCGACAGTCAAAACATTGTGGAATTGATTCGACTTGAATCGAGTTGCtcaattgcaatttgatttaaatgttttGACCGAAGGTCTCATGAGCCAAATTAACATTTGTCTAGAAAACGTTTTCGCTTGATTGGCAATCCGACAAAAATCTAATTTAgtttaaattgcttttaagTGTCTTAAGCTAAAGAAACAGAGACGAAGAAACGCGGCGACTCGCCTCTTCCGATGATGGAGTTTGGCTTTATTTCTCGgctaatttgcaaaaaaaaaaagaaaaaacaaaaaaaaatgttgacaGGCCCACGGTTCAGGGCTGAATCGGCATGGGGCGGGCTAATTACCGAACTTTGGTTGGGAAAGTTTCCCCAAagaattaatgaatttgtaaTGTTCGCAAAGTGGGGTATGCGAAGCTAAATTAAAGTGTGAGATCAGAAAACGATCAGGGGATATAGGCAGCAAAGACATAATTTGTATAGATTTCGATTTTAGAGATAGTGCTAACTGAGAAGATCGTCTGAGGTAAACATACATAAGGTTTTATTAATCCAATCCAATTACTAATAAACCATTAGTCATATGTGAGCCTTGAAAAATGGATGGCTAAGACTGATGAAAGGCCTAAATACGATTTTATAGACCCAACGCGTGGGCTAATTTCATGATCTACTGAACTGTGTAATTAACCCACTACCTATCCAAAAAGTAATTAAGAACGATATTGCGATCATATAACTACAATTTGATTGGTATTGAtctaaaaaactttaatgatAAATGGTGGACAAAGGGGTAATGTGATATTAATACCCCAAGTAAGTAGCGCTAAAGGAGATCTACAAGTTGCTGGGGATAAAAGATAAATGGGATGCTGTTCTTAACAATGAAGTTTAAACAGGATGCGTGAAGTAAGCGGCAAGCAGAGTTTTAAAAAGTTCCCAAGGGTAATAAAGAACCTTGCATGGGAAACTGCAGTTTGGAAAGCAAAGGAGCAGTAAGCAGGATCAGTGAGGACATTACAAAACGCTCATGGACGAACTGGAACTCGAAACACAAACAGGCAACAAACACAGAGACGTCACGCAAGCAACAACGAAACACACAGATAGAGATTCAAGGGATTCAAGGACTCACCTGAGTGGACAGATGCAGTGGGGCAGGAGCCCGGGACGATGTCTTCTGGCTGCGGTGGTGGCTCGATGGTTAGAGCCTTAGGAACTTCAACTGGAGGATGTCGCTGCTGGTCATGGGTCATCACAGTGGTGGCTGCCGTCTCATAGGCGGAGCTATTCCCGTTCGCCGACGAGGATGGTGGATCAGCAGCACCACCTGGCTTATTCCGTCTGCGGGTGGGTGAGGGTGAACTGCTGGAGGAGGAGTCGTCACTGCGATGCAGCGGCGGAGGCGGGGAGTGTCCGGCGGAACTCTGGCGACTGGCGGAACGCGTGGTGCGCGTTATGAATCTGCGGAGGCGGTTGGATTACTTTATTATATTTGCTGGCACAAactccacacacacattaagCGGTTtctaaattaatttagttacACGGAAATAAACACGCGACGCTGCAGTAGAAATATCAGAACAGCGAAACAAAATACGATCGCTGTGAAACGAGATATCCATTCGACAGATCggagatacaaagatacaacTCTTGAGAGTTCCGCTAAATGCGGCACGGCTAGACGGCAGCAAACACGCTCGGCAACTGCCGCCGGCTCGCCCAGCAAACACAGTGGAAACCCACGGAGCTGCTTTTTTGTCggttatttgtttttgttggttttgcttcttgttgttggtttattttgtttttttttttttgggttttgccGCTTGGTATCTTGCAGATACACAGAGAACAGCAACAAAGTCACTCCGCCGAGCAACGAAATCACTCaaaagcgaaaagagagcGCAGCTAAATTCGCACATTTGCGCCAGGTAGCAGCGGTATTTGTCAGATACAagatatatatctatatatatgtatatacacaaGCCGTGGCTCTAACTGCCGACCGACCGTCAAAGAACAAAGCGTAGAAAGTCTGTTATTGTTATGGATTGGTGTGACTATTGCACGCATGCGCAGAAGGCAGTGCGCAGGTAGCTCGCTAAGAGTATCTCAAGCGAAGTATCTCAAGCGGAGTATCTCGAGCAAAGTATCTCGAGCAAAGTATCTCGGAGTCCGTAAATGATATCCACATTTAGCCGAGCCACTTCCTCATCCACGGCTGACAATGCATCTTTTGCCCATATCTGTTTAGCGAGCGAGTGAAGAATTTTGCAGCTTGTCGCAGACATTCAATCAAGCGCAAGACTTCGTCTAGCTGTCCGctttgtccgtccgtttgtcagtttgtccgtttgtcagTTTGTTAGTTCTGTCTATCTGTGAGTTTGCTTGTACATTGTAGTTCCTTTGGTCTTCGGTCAGGTAGACAGGCTGCACATTTAAATGTCGCGACGCATCAATGTCACTCTTTTTGCTTTGCGTACTTTATGATGTCTCGTGCCTGGCGgtcacagatacacagatacaatATCTTTCAGTCCGTCCTTGAAGAGAGGTAGGCCATGATTATATCGATCGTCAACAAGGGAAAATCTCCCGAGGGAGTGATATTTCAGGCTCGCGAAAGTAGGTTAAGGGATTAAcccaaagaaaataatatgtCTGACTTCGGGATAATATTTGTAGGAGAAAAACCCACAATAATTGATATGAAAACTGAATAGTTGTattgaaatacatttatgTGCAAGGGCTTAGGATGTCTGCTTGATAAGAATGCAAAAGTATTTGATTATGTGTAATTAAACAATAGTCAGACAGAAAGTGAAAGTAGGAAgcccaaaataaaatcatagaAATAATCAATTAAACAGAAAGGGAATCGGgttgaatttaattgtttttctaGATTTCGATACAGCAATTTCAGCAATCAACATTTGGGTTGGACTTCTTGGAACCACTTTTTCAAGGGTATTCCCCGGGCCTTCAATCTCCGCTGTGAACATCATTACGATCTTCGTCTGCCTTGCGCTCAGTTTTATATTCTTGATGCTTGACTTTGCCCGTCCGTCAAATGGAAATTTccataaattgtataaattgctagagacacatatgtatgtatgacGTATCAGCTACTGGATGTCCGAGAACTTTCCAACCCGTTGGAAAATCTCAgggggaaaaaggaaaagtgaTAATAACCAGTTCGTGGAggctgccttttttttttcaatcatTTTGGTGGCTTcacgttttatttttgggagTCGCCCCACAGCTACAGCTGCGATGAAAGCGAAACCAGGACTAGACCATCGCCGATCTGGGCCAGGCTAACTGGCGATCTGGCCAGTTGGCCATTAAATGGATACCCAAGCAGACGCAGCAGGTGATCGGATGACGGTGTTGACACCGCAAACGGCCCAAACGGGGCCCCAGATAAATTCCACACTTAATTGCTGTGCATTCAAATTTTTTCCTCGTCGAGATTCTACATTGAATGcatttttagaaaattgtctctttcgctcttttCTTCCCCAATCTTCATTTCTTCAATGCTGCGCGCGTGTTTTTTATGAGGCATTTTTGTAGCGAAAGCCTATTGGAAAAACTTGTCGCTAGTTTCGGGTTTTCGGGCTGTAAAGCAGGTGCTTTCTACGCCGGATTTCTTTTGGGGGATCCAAGaagggggaggaggaggaggaggaggagatggTGGGTCCGAGGTTGGGGGTCACAACAGCGTCAACGTGCCATTCGCTTTGATATATCACATTATAATTGATGGAACCAAACACCGGCTGCCGCTGCGAATTGCACTCCACGCACTGATGCGATTGTCGAAGATGTCGCCGCTGCGATACGATCCCAAACCGAAAACCCAAAGaccattcccaatcccaatcccaatacCAAATCTCAACCCCAAGACAATGGACGACGTAACACCCGACAGAAAAAAGGCGAACAATACATGGATTTCGTTTGTTAACAAGCTCCCCctgcctctctctctctctgtgaATCTCGATTTGTTTGGGGGCCCGGCTTAAATAGGGCCGCCAAGTCGCATTGTATAACGCGATGTCGAACAATATGGGTGAAGATGGCATATAGCGCAGGGCATATGGATCTCGACAAGAAAAAGGTGGCCCACAATGcatgcaatttgttttgattgtgCGCCAAGGATTAGTTACCCATACCAGGGTACAGCTTTAAAAACGGATTACAGCCGCCGAAGTGGAGAGAGTTTAGCTTCGAACTAAGTTGCcgctttaataaaattatacacaCAACCAAAATCGCATTACATTTGCTGTTTAATCAGGCACAACTTCCGAGAACAAAACGCTTTCACCCTCAACGGTAATCAGCTTGATGACCCTCGAGTAATTCCAAtcaaagcacacacacaatcacagTGGCGGTTAAAAAAGTAGCACGAAATGAAAACACTGTGGTTCAGAAAATCTCACTTTCTTGTCGACATTTAGAAATATAACATTTGGTGAACAAAAAACCGTCAGTCGTTAGCCAAGGAAAGGTGGTCCTGATTACAAGCAGGGTTCCAAAataatgtaatttaattactaCTAATTTAAGTGAGTAGCTGCACATACAAGTACCTATTTTTCTAGCCGCCACTGTTCATCGATGCGTAATTAACCGGCTTGGAATAACTAAACATGGGGGGGCAGTTGGACACCCAACACCTGCCTGTAATCAGGACAACGATTCCTTGGCTAACGACTGGCGAAAAGGAAGCTAATTATGCGCGTAATTGCCCACGCAACAGATATAGTTACATAGATACATTTAGGGGCTTGTGATGCTTTCGGGGATGTGGATTCCATGCGGAGATGGGGTCTCTCCGGCTTACCTGCGCGCATTGGTGGcctggtggtgctggtgctgatgatgatgagacTTGGGTTCTACTGGCAATGATTGATGTGCATGCTGTTGATCGGTGTGATGGTCGGCTTCGGGATCAGATAGATGATGGCCATTCGCGCCGTTCACCAGTTGCGCCTCCGGGCAGTGCCCATGGCTCCAGCGTTCCAGGGTATCGTAGACATCCTCCTGACCGAACTGGGTGGTGCTGTCGCACTCCTCAATCTCCAGGTCGTGATCGCCAAGTGTGTTTCTGATGGCGTACAGTGGTATCTTCGGGGGTTCCACAAACAATCGATTGGTATTCACAGGCTCGCCAGCATCGTAGCTCTGCACCTCCTGGGAAGCGGATGCCGTGATATTACGGACTGAGGGCTCCAGGCTTCTGGCCAGTCGCAGATTCAGTCGGTTGGAGGACAACTCAAGGGACAAGACATCACCACCCGAGAGTCCCCCCTCCTC from Drosophila yakuba strain Tai18E2 chromosome 3L, Prin_Dyak_Tai18E2_2.1, whole genome shotgun sequence carries:
- the LOC6533506 gene encoding pneumococcal serine-rich repeat protein isoform X16; its protein translation is MLALKECLIREGVLNLDSPEKYRPYHLHGSKSSGAMDFPRYRKTIAASSDLSTAPATAKTSCQPPEPLKEKPPQQQQQTTKDSEDSSSQKSAPLQSYRGQHPHFHHHTTPAYYTDLQLRIHTPNASDVGALNENYRSVYSTPSTQLVEQRSFPKSSTATKDPPLPISNPARGTFFRGDSASSDSHSRLRRSQQRTGSEGRFFRYSQGSASPTKGEPSHGHEVGASHSPITSTSTTTTISSCNPVEQASPPSTVANPSGSGRNSRHKQRFQSRSRRAVRVRSESRPISALYDIICKEKNLENSSSSSSSSNEQEKKKDQEQPKATTDKLATFWPLHHHYLNPPMSSGNSGGSSGNPKQQQQQPQQQPQQQQPQQPQQPLQQQEQLGHQQHLVLGASKELPAGISSSSSSDDEGSLRNLHSSRKVTNLNAKATSLPPEEGGLSGGDVLSLELSSNRLNLRLARSLEPSVRNITASASQEVQSYDAGEPVNTNRLFVEPPKIPLYAIRNTLGDHDLEIEECDSTTQFGQEDVYDTLERWSHGHCPEAQLVNGANGHHLSDPEADHHTDQQHAHQSLPVEPKSHHHQHQHHQATNARRFITRTTRSASRQSSAGHSPPPPLHRSDDSSSSSSPSPTRRRNKPGGAADPPSSSANGNSSAYETAATTVMTHDQQRHPPVEVPKALTIEPPPQPEDIVPGSCPTASVHSASQSRGKAGKCSINCTYSHSHSTNNNCNARQRNSNSNNSNSSITSKSTCNNNSNSKQQHATPMPPLANANKAPLIVLKTAASAAATSIAAAATAAPSTGTAATSATSAAAAAASPIKRRKNPLSPLLLGSQCQSTIAPPQAIASPLLSGGSCSSSTTSPQSSPAVRTTKASRLRAAALDKKKEEEQRQRYSSPVSPRVAANGAASAHPHRRLSSSELSPKSPGGATSGFASEPVATATSNRVPARSASHPVDTPPTQRRQPLVAVSSDISMKQSLSELHFTGGAVSPPKATAECTLRMRPRSSTMSTENTENGRRDHLANLQLSPVQKQKRTPEVSPRRLGDRDKSAKRKSNLNRSLTEEATKDGDEVASSTRRRRRRELGMARPLVPGDDEALRDLLTPQKSSCSESTNSVSEPYLKFVPAVRHPEVPVRTMTAVLPAPRPLHVPGARNVSQKFNERTKTDLAEIKKIAEQSEALQQQPSLDDNQKMSAIIRRKSTDECGAALGATNQNSPPAPNQIVSILKKKEHGLGECNSSASSNPSPVTFSSSVVDHPLAGAGRCKRQGILKKRSSLDESRYYSRSHSPDERSILIKSARRNSLEEAGTGLSPAQAHGILKQSSYDSSKSDGCPSATESQPHSILKKKDSLSTPSDGGCHKHVSISQAVTLAAAELAAHDGITYEDGEEHEIRPILKQESTSSEEAVRPPKPILKKKSFGEADEHEIRPILKSSRKSSREEFDLSGLENEVNDSLSSILKTVSPSKRRSLGSALHDLDESNTSPSLLKRRTRSLERQDVQPGMNLAAALDAIATSQAAPSTPVDFVTTPTSISVAERIKRMEMLSTPTSRAAGGANSSWESPLQASSSEQGGTTTTPRVLKPSVLRRDLQRERYKTQPVTNEEMSFFKANSAPFDISASSAFKPTKPLDIRLTHAPHPPLISPITGQPLSHVPAPLLLSSSTNSGAGSSFRLARSSTQPLQSPRVVHLAGQATSGGSALAQSSLLARQNSINDSINLSEQLTLSIGTDSEHIFEMSALEEDSAIQSLSDETAASASASANSTATTTATTMTPPSGLTRSNSVRARANMFQQLQEQSRHQRATGTSRQSPPASAEVSSSAADNSLQSDERSTPNATMDAEFGKPNTEPLKGILKTGMPVLGMGRGLMPVDLNAELKNRLKRSTHATVSNLRKSATTADATRAASDEVDNPQRNLAQILRNVSKENSTPKHDDAVSLVRNLSTLGQPRSLARDDAAGNCASASEGESSGGREIEAIIKNSAVARRRRQQQQSQQQQNQPDGFLVRVQPIARSYYWPLGQRPQQHPHPAQQQGQQQQPQQQQQVLLLQQQPKPLYKLLRPRHFVKN